GTGCCCAGCGGGCCGCGAGGTGGATGCAGAGGCTTGTTCTCCTCGAGCCAGGAGCGGATTGCGGCCAGCGCCGGGGAAGACTGCTCCTTGCGCATGGCCAGGTGAGCGGAAGTCCTGGCCAGCCCCGCCTCCTTCACCGCGGCCTCCACCCGGTAGAGCTGGAGGATGAGTCTCAGCATCTCTTGCGCGGCCGGATGGGGGCGCGCCTCGAAGAAGCGGCGGCGCACATGGGCCCAGCACCCGACGCGCGTGCGGCCCTCTGGCGTCGTCACCCGGTTGTATCCAGTGTACGCGTCCACCACGAGCGCGCCACGAGTGCTCCCGAGGACCTCCATGGGCGTGGTGCCAGCGCGGGTGGGGCTGAAGCAGTAGGCGACGAGCGAGTCGTGCGAGGACTCCTCCTCCGAGAGGAACGTCCACAGGTAGCCCGTCCTCGTCTTCTCCGGGGCCTGCACCTTCAGGGGCGTTTCGTCCGCCTGCACCACCTGCTGCGTGGCCACCTTCTTGAGCAGGCAGTCGGAGACAGGCGCGAGCTCCGTGGCCGCTCGGTGGAAGAGGTCCGTCATGGTGCTGCGCGCCACCGGGAGTCCCTCACGCGCGAGTGCCTTCTCCAGTCGGTGTAGGGGCAGGGAGTCGGCGCATTTCGAAGTGACGAGGTGGGCGATGAAGCCGGAGCCGTAGCCCGTCTTCTCGGCGACACGGGGTGGCCCC
This genomic interval from Myxococcaceae bacterium JPH2 contains the following:
- a CDS encoding IS66 family transposase produces the protein PRCPRCNGTDFHPMGPGRPSVLYEYIPGRFEKQVHVRETLVCACGESVVTALGPPRVAEKTGYGSGFIAHLVTSKCADSLPLHRLEKALAREGLPVARSTMTDLFHRAATELAPVSDCLLKKVATQQVVQADETPLKVQAPEKTRTGYLWTFLSEEESSHDSLVAYCFSPTRAGTTPMEVLGSTRGALVVDAYTGYNRVTTPEGRTRVGCWAHVRRRFFEARPHPAAQEMLRLILQLYRVEAAVKEAGLARTSAHLAMRKEQSSPALAAIRSWLEENKPLHPPRGPLGTAITYAIGQWDALTRFVDDVRLPLDNNASERALRVAALGRKNFLFVGHDRAGRNLAGLYSLVATCSANGINPREYLSDVLLRVQYHPA